The following are encoded together in the Neomonachus schauinslandi chromosome X, ASM220157v2, whole genome shotgun sequence genome:
- the ZCCHC13 gene encoding zinc finger CCHC domain-containing protein 13 isoform X2 translates to MSSNECFKCGRSGHWARGCPRAGGSRGRGARGRGRGSPCSSTYLPDICYNCGRSGHIAKDCSEPKREREQCCYTCGRPGHLARDCDRQEEPKCYSCGEYGHIQKDCTQVKCYRCGKTGHMAINCSKTSEVNCYRCGESGHLARECPIETTS, encoded by the exons ATGAGCAGTAACGAATGTTTCAAGTGTGGGCGGTCTGGCCACTGGGCCCGGGGATGCCCTAGAGCAGGAGGGAGCCGAGGGCGCGGAGCCAGAGGCCGTGGTAGAGGTTCTCCGTGCAGTTCCACCTACTTACCTGAC ATCTGCTACAACTGTGGGAGAAGTGGCCACATCGCTAAAGACTGTAGTGAGccgaagagagagagagagcagtgctGTTACACTTGTGGCAGACCAGGCCACCTGGCTCGTGATTGTGACCGTCAGGAAGAGCCCAAGTGTTACTCTTGCGGTGAATATGGCCACATTCAGAAAGACTGCACCCAAGTCAAGTGTTACCGGTGTGGCAAGACCGGTCACATGGCCATCAACTGCAGCAAAACGAGTGAAGTCAACTGCTACCGCTGTGGCGAGTCGGGACATCTGGCCCGGGAATGCCCCATTGAGACTACCAGTtag
- the ZCCHC13 gene encoding zinc finger CCHC domain-containing protein 13 isoform X1 codes for MSSNECFKCGRSGHWARGCPRAGGSRGRGARGRGRGSPCSSTYLPDICYRCGESGHHAKNCDLLEDICYNCGRSGHIAKDCSEPKREREQCCYTCGRPGHLARDCDRQEEPKCYSCGEYGHIQKDCTQVKCYRCGKTGHMAINCSKTSEVNCYRCGESGHLARECPIETTS; via the coding sequence ATGAGCAGTAACGAATGTTTCAAGTGTGGGCGGTCTGGCCACTGGGCCCGGGGATGCCCTAGAGCAGGAGGGAGCCGAGGGCGCGGAGCCAGAGGCCGTGGTAGAGGTTCTCCGTGCAGTTCCACCTACTTACCTGACATCTGTTACCGCTGTGGTGAGTCTGGCCATCATGCTAAGAATTGTGACCTTCTCGAGGACATCTGCTACAACTGTGGGAGAAGTGGCCACATCGCTAAAGACTGTAGTGAGccgaagagagagagagagcagtgctGTTACACTTGTGGCAGACCAGGCCACCTGGCTCGTGATTGTGACCGTCAGGAAGAGCCCAAGTGTTACTCTTGCGGTGAATATGGCCACATTCAGAAAGACTGCACCCAAGTCAAGTGTTACCGGTGTGGCAAGACCGGTCACATGGCCATCAACTGCAGCAAAACGAGTGAAGTCAACTGCTACCGCTGTGGCGAGTCGGGACATCTGGCCCGGGAATGCCCCATTGAGACTACCAGTtag